One stretch of Chryseobacterium fluminis DNA includes these proteins:
- a CDS encoding diacylglycerol kinase, protein MRKPPIHKSFFNAFRGIFMMVLRERNFRIEVIAFFINLVLIFHFGLSSSDTVLILVVSFGVLMAEIFNTAIEKICDIIHPEFDERIGYIKDIAAGAVILMVILAVSVGISVYWKYFFN, encoded by the coding sequence ATGCGAAAACCACCGATTCATAAAAGTTTCTTCAATGCTTTCCGAGGCATTTTCATGATGGTACTGCGGGAAAGAAATTTTCGGATTGAAGTCATCGCTTTCTTTATCAATCTGGTTTTAATTTTTCATTTCGGCCTTTCATCTTCTGATACCGTTCTTATCCTGGTTGTTTCTTTCGGTGTTCTGATGGCAGAAATATTCAATACCGCTATCGAAAAAATCTGCGACATCATTCATCCTGAGTTTGATGAAAGAATAGGTTACATTAAGGATATTGCCGCTGGAGCCGTTATTCTGATGGTGATCCTGGCTGTTTCCGTAGGAATTTCAGTATACTGGAAATATTTCTTTAACTAA
- the dnaN gene encoding DNA polymerase III subunit beta: MKFIISSGELQKALQTVSGVISSSQSRPILENYLFELDGNNVTITASDGETTLVTSLDVKSDDSGKFAVPAKIFQDFIKTYGEQPLTLSVRDNAEGTGSQLEILDEKDNFAVALDNADDYPELPEFDASQSVTMPAGVLSEALTNTLFATSNDSLRPVMTGVLFQFGENETNFVSTDSHRLVVYKRMDLMNAEPMEFIMPKKPLNIFKNILASSNEDVTIEFNENMAKFTFGKHIWICRLIDGKYPNYTAVIPKENPNVLTINRSLLLGAIKRASIMSNKSTNQVRFKLSANILHLHAEDTEYANKADMQIPCDYNGEDINIGFSSKFLTEMLSILGADDITMKMSQPNRPGIIEPLDGLEENENILMLSMPVIGL, encoded by the coding sequence ATGAAATTTATTATTTCAAGTGGTGAACTGCAGAAGGCTTTGCAAACTGTAAGTGGCGTAATATCAAGCTCTCAGTCGAGACCGATTTTAGAAAACTATCTTTTTGAGTTAGACGGAAATAATGTTACCATTACAGCATCTGACGGTGAGACGACTCTTGTGACGTCCCTTGACGTGAAGTCTGATGACTCAGGAAAATTTGCTGTTCCTGCTAAGATTTTTCAGGATTTTATAAAGACTTATGGTGAACAGCCTTTAACATTGTCTGTAAGGGATAATGCAGAAGGTACCGGAAGTCAGCTTGAAATTCTTGACGAGAAAGATAATTTCGCAGTAGCATTGGATAATGCCGATGATTATCCGGAATTGCCGGAATTTGACGCTTCGCAAAGTGTAACAATGCCTGCCGGAGTTTTATCCGAAGCCCTTACCAACACGCTTTTCGCAACAAGTAATGATTCCCTCCGTCCGGTTATGACGGGAGTTCTCTTCCAGTTTGGGGAAAACGAGACTAATTTTGTTTCTACCGACTCCCACCGATTGGTCGTTTATAAAAGAATGGATCTGATGAATGCCGAACCTATGGAATTCATTATGCCTAAAAAACCGCTGAATATTTTCAAAAATATCCTCGCCAGCTCCAATGAAGATGTTACCATCGAATTTAATGAGAATATGGCCAAGTTCACTTTTGGGAAGCATATCTGGATCTGCAGACTGATTGATGGGAAATATCCGAACTATACTGCGGTAATTCCTAAGGAAAACCCGAATGTACTGACCATTAACAGAAGTCTTTTACTGGGAGCCATTAAAAGAGCTTCTATTATGTCTAATAAATCCACCAACCAGGTGAGATTTAAGCTCTCTGCCAATATCCTTCACCTCCATGCTGAAGATACGGAGTATGCCAATAAAGCAGACATGCAGATTCCTTGCGACTATAACGGGGAAGATATCAATATCGGATTCAGCTCAAAATTCCTGACGGAAATGCTGTCCATTCTTGGCGCTGATGATATTACCATGAAGATGTCCCAGCCTAACAGACCGGGAATTATTGAGCCGCTGGATGGTCTCGAAGAAAATGAAAATATACTCATGTTATCAATGCCGGTAATCGGATTGTAA
- a CDS encoding SGNH/GDSL hydrolase family protein, whose amino-acid sequence MKKTIYGLFFGDSITYGEYDGVFGGWVDILKRYALQKYNEGNSNELILFNLGIGGETTEGLVRRIPHEMAARNSAEGNMVFLGYGANDLAVKDGTQMVHPESFKKNILTALHEAKKYTDDIYLISILPFSKNVDGVVVASGKRRTNEDVLVYNQILTDIALENACSYIDFYKAYSADKEVLLSADGVHPNEKGYGMMAEIAIPIIEKYL is encoded by the coding sequence ATGAAAAAAACAATTTATGGATTATTCTTCGGCGACAGCATCACGTATGGAGAATACGACGGCGTTTTCGGAGGCTGGGTAGATATTCTGAAAAGATATGCTCTGCAGAAATACAATGAAGGAAACAGCAATGAGCTGATTCTTTTTAATCTGGGAATTGGAGGTGAAACAACGGAAGGTCTCGTCAGGAGAATTCCACATGAAATGGCGGCACGGAATTCTGCTGAAGGGAACATGGTATTTCTTGGATATGGCGCCAATGATCTGGCCGTGAAAGACGGAACACAGATGGTACACCCGGAAAGCTTTAAAAAGAATATATTAACAGCCCTTCATGAGGCGAAAAAATATACCGACGATATTTACCTGATCAGTATACTTCCTTTCTCCAAAAATGTAGATGGGGTGGTGGTTGCCTCGGGAAAACGGAGAACAAATGAAGACGTTCTGGTTTATAATCAGATTCTGACAGATATTGCCCTTGAAAACGCATGCAGCTACATCGATTTTTATAAGGCTTATTCCGCTGACAAAGAAGTTCTTCTTTCGGCAGACGGTGTCCATCCTAACGAAAAAGGCTATGGCATGATGGCCGAAATAGCAATTCCAATCATTGAAAAATATTTATAA
- a CDS encoding phosphoribosylformylglycinamidine synthase, translating into MSNNKRIFVEKRGIFDVESPKIFDEVKAVIPSVQSVKVYNIYDIFGLQDGEFGKVVNSTFVDPVTDILHEENPAEGIFFAMEFLPGQYDQRADSAQQCIALLTENEKSKVRSGKLIEFEGISESDLAKIKDLLINKVESQEKDLSNLDIPAEETPSKVIIHENFISFDDAQLEEFFNNHGFALGLDDLKFIQEYFKTEQRNPTETELKVLDTYWSDHCRHTTFETELSDIEFDGPFKHTLETIFNDYIEKRKFLGRELKPISLMDLATVCGRYFHKTGDLENLVVSDEINACTIRIEAEYDGKKEPWYLLFKNETHNHPTEIEPFGGASTCLGGAIRDPLSGRSFVFQAMRLTGAADVLEPVNKTLPGKLPQKTITKQAANGYSSYGNQIGLATTMVSEIYDEGYKAKRMEVGFVAGAVPVDWVRREKPEAGDSIIILGGATGRDGVGGASGSSKEQDETSIHTMSSEVQKGNAVEERKIQRLFRNPEVTRLIKKSNDFGAGGVSVAIGEIADSLEVNLDVLPLKYEGLNGTELAISESQERMAVVVEPKDKEQFIKFCEAENIVAVEVAKVTDSGRMQMFWKGDKIVDLSRAFLDTNGCSKSQEVKITHLNEIKEEVPAFNEENFLKILSDKNVASQKGLLEMFDSSIGATTVAMPLGGKYQQTLMEGSVQTLPIIGAKDIETVSLASWGFDAEISKQNSLLGASYAVVESVAKIVAMGGDYKNIRFSFQEYFEKLGQNPEKWGKPLASLLGAYDAQINFGLAAIGGKDSMSGTYQDLNVPPTLISFACANGEKKTIISPEFKNEGNKVYFFNHIAQENELPDYDALKRVFEFIFENIKAGKIVSVKTVKEGGVAVALAKMSFGNRLGAEITVDENVLLTKNIGSLIIESKEELSSVDLQLIGEVKNSAGIRINDAEFAIEKLLAANTNTFENLFPTVEKEKITVALDEKLNSINPRNIIIKKHGIAQPKVFAPVFPGTNCEYDTFNAFAKEGAVISSLPLININHQLLDESIDAWVEEIKTSQILAFSGGFSAGDEPDGSAKFIVNVLKNEKMRNAVHELLDRDGMIIGICNGFQALVKSGLLPYGRIKDLDENSPTLAHNAIRRHISQMVNVRVVNDESPWLTGMKDQVFTIPISHGEGRFMASEEEIQRLYENGQIATQYLDSEGNIAHGMPYNPNNSLFGIEGITSPDGKIYGRMGHPERFSEGLMKNIPTANYHNIFKNGVKYFK; encoded by the coding sequence ATGTCTAATAACAAAAGAATTTTCGTAGAAAAAAGAGGTATTTTCGATGTAGAAAGTCCAAAAATTTTTGATGAAGTAAAAGCGGTGATTCCGTCTGTCCAAAGCGTAAAAGTATATAACATTTACGATATATTCGGATTGCAGGACGGTGAATTCGGAAAAGTGGTCAACAGCACTTTCGTAGACCCTGTTACTGATATTTTACATGAAGAAAATCCTGCAGAAGGAATTTTTTTCGCAATGGAATTTTTACCCGGTCAATACGATCAGCGTGCAGATTCTGCTCAGCAGTGTATTGCTTTACTGACTGAAAATGAGAAGTCTAAAGTAAGAAGCGGTAAATTAATCGAGTTTGAAGGAATTTCTGAATCCGATTTGGCAAAAATTAAAGATCTGCTCATCAATAAAGTCGAATCTCAGGAAAAGGATTTAAGCAACCTGGATATTCCGGCGGAAGAAACACCGTCAAAGGTTATTATTCACGAAAATTTCATCAGCTTTGATGATGCTCAGCTTGAAGAATTCTTTAACAATCATGGTTTTGCTTTAGGTTTGGATGATTTAAAATTCATTCAGGAATATTTTAAAACCGAACAGAGAAATCCTACGGAAACAGAACTTAAAGTTTTAGACACGTACTGGAGCGACCACTGTCGTCACACAACGTTTGAAACGGAACTGTCAGATATTGAATTCGATGGACCGTTTAAGCATACCCTGGAGACCATCTTCAATGATTATATTGAAAAAAGAAAATTCTTAGGACGAGAACTCAAGCCGATTTCCTTAATGGATCTGGCGACCGTCTGCGGAAGATATTTCCATAAAACCGGGGATTTGGAAAACCTTGTGGTTTCAGATGAAATCAACGCCTGTACGATCCGCATCGAAGCCGAATATGACGGTAAAAAAGAACCGTGGTATCTGTTATTCAAAAATGAAACCCACAATCACCCGACTGAAATTGAGCCTTTCGGTGGGGCATCCACCTGTCTGGGAGGTGCCATCAGAGATCCTTTGTCAGGACGTTCTTTCGTATTTCAGGCAATGAGACTCACGGGAGCAGCTGATGTATTGGAACCTGTTAATAAGACCTTACCGGGTAAATTACCTCAGAAAACAATCACAAAGCAGGCGGCCAACGGATATTCTTCTTACGGTAACCAGATCGGTCTGGCAACAACAATGGTTTCTGAAATCTACGATGAAGGCTACAAAGCAAAAAGAATGGAGGTTGGTTTCGTAGCTGGAGCCGTTCCTGTAGACTGGGTACGACGTGAAAAACCTGAAGCCGGTGATTCTATTATCATTTTAGGAGGCGCAACAGGCCGTGACGGTGTAGGCGGAGCAAGCGGAAGCTCAAAAGAACAGGATGAAACGTCTATTCACACCATGAGTTCCGAAGTTCAGAAAGGAAATGCGGTTGAAGAAAGAAAAATACAGAGACTGTTCAGAAATCCTGAAGTGACAAGACTGATTAAAAAATCCAATGACTTCGGAGCCGGAGGGGTTTCCGTAGCGATCGGGGAGATTGCTGATTCTTTGGAAGTTAATCTGGATGTTTTACCTTTAAAATATGAAGGTCTGAACGGAACGGAGCTTGCCATTTCTGAATCTCAGGAAAGAATGGCCGTAGTGGTAGAGCCAAAAGATAAAGAACAGTTTATTAAATTCTGTGAAGCTGAAAATATCGTGGCTGTTGAAGTGGCTAAGGTAACCGATTCAGGGAGAATGCAGATGTTCTGGAAAGGAGACAAAATCGTTGATCTTTCAAGAGCATTTTTAGACACCAATGGTTGTTCAAAAAGTCAGGAAGTTAAAATTACCCACCTGAATGAAATAAAAGAAGAAGTTCCTGCATTCAACGAAGAGAATTTCCTGAAAATTTTAAGTGATAAAAACGTAGCGTCTCAGAAAGGCCTGCTGGAAATGTTTGATTCTTCTATTGGCGCGACTACAGTGGCGATGCCGCTGGGCGGAAAATACCAGCAGACTTTAATGGAAGGAAGTGTTCAGACATTACCCATCATCGGAGCGAAAGATATTGAAACCGTTTCTCTGGCGAGTTGGGGATTTGATGCGGAGATTTCTAAGCAGAATTCTCTGTTGGGAGCTTCTTATGCCGTTGTAGAAAGTGTAGCAAAGATCGTTGCCATGGGTGGTGACTACAAAAATATCAGATTCAGTTTCCAGGAATATTTTGAGAAATTAGGACAGAACCCTGAAAAATGGGGGAAACCGTTGGCATCTTTGTTGGGAGCCTATGATGCCCAGATCAATTTCGGATTAGCAGCGATCGGGGGAAAAGATTCAATGAGCGGTACATACCAGGATCTGAATGTTCCGCCGACACTTATTTCTTTCGCATGTGCCAATGGTGAAAAGAAAACCATCATCTCTCCTGAATTTAAAAACGAAGGAAATAAAGTCTATTTCTTCAATCATATTGCTCAGGAAAACGAGCTTCCGGATTACGATGCTTTAAAAAGAGTTTTTGAATTTATTTTCGAAAATATCAAAGCCGGAAAAATTGTTTCAGTAAAAACGGTTAAAGAAGGCGGAGTTGCTGTTGCTTTAGCAAAAATGAGCTTCGGAAACAGATTAGGCGCTGAAATTACGGTTGATGAAAATGTTTTATTAACGAAAAATATAGGTAGCTTAATCATCGAATCTAAAGAAGAATTAAGTTCTGTAGATCTTCAGCTGATCGGTGAAGTTAAAAATTCAGCTGGTATCAGAATTAATGATGCTGAATTTGCTATTGAAAAATTATTAGCGGCGAATACCAATACCTTTGAAAACCTGTTCCCGACGGTTGAAAAAGAAAAAATAACGGTTGCGTTGGATGAGAAATTAAATTCCATCAACCCAAGGAATATCATCATCAAAAAACACGGAATCGCCCAGCCAAAAGTATTCGCTCCGGTTTTCCCGGGAACCAACTGTGAATACGATACGTTTAACGCTTTCGCGAAAGAAGGGGCTGTCATCAGCAGTTTACCTCTAATCAATATCAATCACCAGTTACTGGATGAAAGTATAGATGCGTGGGTTGAGGAAATCAAAACATCTCAGATTCTGGCATTCTCAGGAGGTTTCTCTGCGGGTGATGAACCGGACGGTTCTGCCAAGTTCATTGTGAATGTGTTGAAAAACGAAAAAATGAGAAATGCCGTTCACGAACTGTTAGACAGGGACGGAATGATCATCGGGATCTGCAACGGTTTCCAGGCATTGGTAAAATCCGGTTTGCTGCCTTACGGAAGAATCAAAGATCTGGATGAGAATTCTCCTACATTGGCTCACAATGCCATCAGAAGACATATTTCCCAGATGGTGAATGTAAGAGTCGTTAATGACGAATCTCCTTGGTTAACCGGAATGAAAGATCAGGTGTTCACCATTCCGATTTCTCATGGCGAAGGTCGTTTTATGGCTTCAGAAGAGGAGATCCAAAGGTTATACGAGAACGGACAGATCGCTACGCAGTATCTTGATTCAGAAGGAAACATCGCGCACGGAATGCCGTACAATCCAAATAACTCATTGTTCGGAATTGAAGGAATTACAAGTCCTGATGGCAAAATTTACGGACGAATGGGACACCCGGAGCGTTTTTCAGAAGGGCTCATGAAAAATATTCCAACTGCAAATTATCACAATATCTTCAAAAATGGAGTAAAATACTTTAAATAA
- a CDS encoding gamma-glutamylcyclotransferase family protein: protein MHYLFSYGTLQKEQVQIETFGRLLQGEKDVLTGYKLKMLEITDPEVLRKSSQKYHPILEFSGNTDDEVEGVLFEVTEQEILQADEYEVDDYQRIEAVFKSGKKGFIYVEK from the coding sequence ATGCATTATTTATTTTCTTACGGAACCTTACAGAAGGAGCAGGTTCAGATCGAAACTTTCGGGAGACTTTTACAGGGAGAGAAGGATGTTCTTACAGGCTATAAGCTTAAAATGCTGGAAATCACTGATCCGGAAGTGTTGCGTAAAAGCAGCCAGAAATACCACCCTATTTTAGAGTTTTCAGGCAATACAGACGATGAAGTGGAGGGTGTTTTGTTTGAAGTTACCGAACAGGAGATTCTTCAGGCCGATGAGTATGAGGTAGATGATTATCAGAGAATTGAAGCCGTTTTTAAATCCGGAAAAAAAGGATTTATTTATGTAGAGAAATAA
- a CDS encoding PDDEXK nuclease domain-containing protein, producing MLQNQNHHQLMTDLKELVTKTKSEVAVQVNSAMVVLYWKIGQRINGDVLGNKRAEYGKEVVSQISQHLTLEFGSSFSEKNLRKMMQFASVFEDFEIVASAMRQLSWTHFLLLIPISEDPKRNFYLEICKIENWSVRTLKDKISSLLFERTAISKKPDEIINKELENWSGNQILNPDLVFKDPYFLDFLELKDTFSEKDLEEAIIVELQKFISELGIDFAFLSRQKRITIDHRDYYLDLLFYHRRLKSLIVIELKLGEFEASHKGQMELYLSYLNKYEKVEGENPPIGLILCSGKNSEHIELMNLEDDHIKVAEYLLVLPSEKVLLEKLNRSIEIARNKIENKK from the coding sequence ATGTTGCAGAATCAAAATCATCATCAATTAATGACCGATTTGAAGGAATTGGTTACCAAGACTAAAAGCGAAGTTGCTGTTCAGGTAAATTCTGCGATGGTGGTTTTATATTGGAAAATAGGACAAAGAATAAATGGAGATGTTTTAGGAAACAAAAGAGCAGAATATGGTAAAGAAGTGGTTTCACAAATTTCTCAGCACCTTACTTTAGAATTCGGAAGCTCTTTTTCAGAAAAAAATCTCCGAAAAATGATGCAATTTGCTTCTGTTTTCGAAGATTTTGAAATTGTCGCATCGGCGATGCGACAATTATCATGGACTCACTTTCTGCTTCTGATTCCAATTTCTGAAGATCCAAAAAGAAATTTTTATCTTGAAATTTGTAAAATTGAAAATTGGAGCGTTCGAACTTTAAAAGATAAGATAAGTTCTTTACTTTTTGAAAGAACAGCCATTAGTAAAAAACCCGATGAAATAATCAATAAAGAACTTGAAAACTGGTCTGGAAACCAAATTTTGAACCCAGATTTGGTTTTTAAGGATCCTTATTTTTTGGATTTTTTAGAATTGAAAGATACATTTTCCGAAAAAGATTTGGAGGAAGCCATCATTGTTGAACTGCAAAAATTTATTTCTGAACTAGGGATTGATTTTGCTTTTCTGTCCAGGCAAAAAAGAATTACAATAGACCATAGAGACTACTATTTGGATCTGCTTTTTTATCACAGGAGATTAAAATCTCTAATAGTTATTGAATTGAAGTTAGGAGAATTTGAAGCTTCCCATAAAGGACAAATGGAACTTTATCTTTCTTATCTTAATAAATATGAAAAAGTGGAAGGCGAAAATCCTCCTATTGGTCTCATTCTTTGTTCAGGAAAAAATTCCGAACATATAGAACTCATGAATTTAGAAGATGATCACATTAAAGTAGCAGAATACTTGCTTGTATTGCCCTCAGAGAAAGTTTTACTTGAAAAACTGAATCGTTCGATAGAAATTGCAAGGAATAAAATTGAAAATAAAAAATAA
- a CDS encoding ribonuclease inhibitor: MKKVISNKKVTVINGSHFSDLEGFYEEISRLLMNDEDWKIGTMDGFDDILYGAETDITWENSQKSEEDLGVTATKEFYENKIRQGKPFNVQLIRQKLDDLIDGNGQTLFDILIEIIESHKNITLILN; the protein is encoded by the coding sequence ATGAAAAAAGTAATTTCAAATAAAAAAGTGACTGTCATTAATGGCAGTCATTTTTCCGATCTGGAAGGCTTCTACGAAGAGATTTCCCGGCTCCTGATGAATGACGAAGATTGGAAAATCGGGACCATGGATGGTTTTGATGATATTCTGTATGGAGCGGAAACAGATATTACCTGGGAAAATTCCCAAAAATCAGAAGAGGACCTGGGTGTTACTGCTACTAAAGAGTTCTATGAAAATAAAATCCGTCAGGGAAAACCTTTTAACGTTCAGTTGATTCGACAAAAGCTGGATGATCTGATAGACGGAAACGGACAGACCCTATTTGATATTTTAATTGAAATTATAGAATCCCATAAAAATATTACCTTAATTTTGAACTGA
- a CDS encoding WG repeat-containing protein, whose product MKKLLLFISLVPILSFSQQKEILKYFKSKDSLVGVKNQDGKIIVPAQFKIFSDLQDGEPVKGETIFFDGDRKGDQREKNAWGFVYDRKGNFLYRPFFYDNGADYFSEGVRRFVKNGKVGFVDRNGTVIIEAGHDFVSPFNYGYAVFCDGCDWEKTEDEHKAIVGGKWGVMNGKGETAEPVEKSVNTIEVEGQHFPDPFLYSEKEKNILQFFEKLNKKLSNIYYVNVYHKLSENEKRLFFEIVERPKANFPYYQINTYDYRKVEAGMMYDFKFLVSEDGKNIFALGEDDEKIPFEKWLKNEYVEAENYQREHPDNANKLNN is encoded by the coding sequence ATGAAAAAACTTCTTCTCTTCATTTCATTGGTTCCTATACTTTCTTTCTCTCAGCAGAAAGAAATTTTAAAGTATTTCAAATCAAAAGATTCGTTGGTGGGTGTTAAAAATCAGGACGGTAAAATTATTGTTCCTGCTCAGTTTAAAATATTTTCTGATCTTCAGGATGGAGAACCGGTGAAAGGAGAGACCATCTTTTTTGACGGTGACAGAAAAGGAGATCAGAGAGAAAAGAATGCCTGGGGATTTGTCTATGACAGAAAAGGGAATTTTCTCTACCGGCCTTTCTTTTATGATAACGGAGCAGATTATTTCTCAGAAGGGGTAAGAAGATTCGTCAAAAACGGAAAAGTGGGTTTTGTGGACAGAAACGGGACAGTCATCATAGAAGCCGGACATGATTTTGTGTCACCATTCAATTACGGATACGCTGTTTTTTGTGACGGTTGCGACTGGGAAAAAACAGAAGATGAACATAAAGCGATCGTAGGAGGAAAGTGGGGTGTGATGAATGGCAAAGGAGAAACAGCAGAACCCGTTGAAAAGTCTGTTAATACCATAGAAGTTGAAGGACAACATTTCCCGGACCCTTTCTTGTACAGTGAAAAAGAGAAGAATATTCTTCAGTTTTTCGAAAAACTGAATAAAAAGCTTTCCAATATTTATTATGTAAATGTGTATCATAAGCTATCTGAAAATGAAAAGAGATTATTCTTTGAAATCGTGGAAAGGCCAAAGGCAAATTTCCCATACTATCAGATCAATACTTATGATTACAGGAAAGTGGAAGCAGGAATGATGTATGATTTCAAATTCTTAGTCTCAGAAGACGGCAAAAATATTTTTGCTCTGGGTGAGGATGACGAAAAAATTCCCTTTGAAAAATGGCTGAAAAATGAATATGTCGAAGCCGAAAATTATCAGAGAGAACATCCGGATAATGCAAATAAACTAAATAACTAA
- a CDS encoding M23 family metallopeptidase produces the protein MQRLFTLLFLLQFIILFSQKNIKVYYERKGDTMVYYADNQELFPMSFVFSRQPELENMRSPEMFRTIQVIPSKSLKNRVAYFIVKDKSKEWGAVMPPYMMYIGDVTLKNYDADYPYDLPFRKGRSSTVYQGYNGSFSHQNENSLDFTMPEGTEVVAAREGQVIDLVKHNTIGCPTRNCADKANYITIMHPDGTFAHYYHLKQNGVNVNIGNQVKKGDVIGLSGNTGWSKGPHLHFVCYIPSATDDKFRKTLKTLFRTGTGNKTEYLVEKKTYLRAY, from the coding sequence ATGCAAAGATTATTTACATTGCTGTTCTTACTGCAATTTATCATTCTTTTTTCTCAGAAAAATATTAAAGTTTATTATGAGAGAAAAGGAGATACCATGGTTTACTATGCCGATAACCAGGAACTGTTTCCCATGTCTTTTGTATTTTCCCGCCAGCCCGAACTTGAAAATATGAGAAGTCCTGAAATGTTCAGAACTATCCAGGTGATTCCGTCAAAATCATTAAAAAACAGGGTCGCTTATTTTATTGTTAAGGATAAGTCTAAAGAATGGGGTGCAGTCATGCCTCCATATATGATGTATATCGGGGATGTAACCCTGAAAAACTATGATGCCGATTACCCTTATGACCTGCCCTTCCGGAAAGGAAGGTCTTCCACCGTATACCAGGGATACAACGGCAGTTTTTCACACCAGAATGAAAATTCATTAGATTTTACCATGCCGGAAGGAACAGAAGTGGTCGCTGCCCGCGAAGGACAGGTGATCGATCTTGTAAAACATAATACGATAGGTTGTCCGACCCGGAATTGTGCAGACAAGGCCAATTATATTACCATCATGCATCCGGACGGAACATTTGCCCATTACTATCATTTAAAGCAAAACGGCGTTAACGTCAATATCGGAAATCAGGTGAAAAAAGGTGATGTCATAGGTCTTAGCGGAAATACCGGGTGGAGTAAAGGACCCCATCTTCACTTTGTATGCTATATTCCAAGTGCGACAGATGACAAATTCAGGAAAACACTGAAAACACTTTTCAGGACAGGAACCGGAAATAAAACGGAGTATCTTGTTGAGAAAAAAACATACTTAAGAGCATATTGA